The following are encoded together in the candidate division WOR-3 bacterium genome:
- the nuoK gene encoding NADH-quinone oxidoreductase subunit NuoK codes for MINLPNDFYLNLIFAFILFFIGLYCLLSMRNLIKLLIGIEIIAKGVTLALISASSVKGLILTGQSLVITFIVVEVCAIAVALALVINLYRHTGSLDVKKLTKLKG; via the coding sequence CCTAATGATTTTTATCTGAATCTAATATTTGCCTTTATTCTTTTCTTCATTGGATTATACTGCCTTCTTTCAATGCGCAATTTAATTAAATTGCTCATCGGAATAGAAATTATTGCCAAAGGTGTGACCCTTGCTTTGATATCAGCGAGTTCGGTAAAAGGGCTGATTCTAACCGGTCAGAGCCTGGTGATAACATTTATTGTGGTTGAGGTCTGCGCTATCGCAGTTGCCCTGGCGCTCGTTATAAATCTTTATCGCCATACTGGTAGTCTGGATGTGAAAAAACTTACAAAGCTGAAAGGATAA
- the ndhC gene encoding NADH-quinone oxidoreductase subunit A encodes MIDILLSPPIAFLIFLGIFYLIYWLGSLMAPKMKKTPGKVSTYACGEDIPGTKVQFGYRLFFYVALFFTMMHVATLVVATIPKGAVALFGIFYLAMIFISVLALITRS; translated from the coding sequence ATGATTGATATTTTACTTTCTCCTCCCATTGCCTTTTTGATTTTCTTGGGTATTTTCTATTTGATTTACTGGCTTGGTAGTTTGATGGCGCCAAAAATGAAAAAGACACCGGGCAAGGTTTCAACCTATGCCTGTGGTGAGGATATTCCAGGAACAAAAGTCCAATTTGGTTATCGTCTGTTTTTCTATGTTGCACTGTTCTTCACGATGATGCATGTGGCGACACTGGTGGTGGCGACGATTCCCAAAGGCGCAGTCGCCTTGTTTGGTATCTTTTATCTGGCGATGATATTTATCTCGGTCTTGGCATTGATAACGAGGAGTTGA